From uncultured Fusobacterium sp.:
GAGAAGAATATTAGAGAGAGTTACGAAATCTGACGCTAAAAATTCCGACGTGTTTAAAAACGAAGTTGAGTTCCAAAAATAGAGGAACTTTAGTGACTACTATTTTTGAGATGCAGAAGTGAAAGAATGGAACTTCTGCGATACCCATAGTCAGATAAGTGTTACTCTCTCTTTATTCTTTGACATGGAATTTAGCTGATATTTAAAAGAAATAGGAAGAATTGAAATTGACTAATTAACGTAAATAACAAAGGTACTTTGTCAAAACCTAGCGATGTGCTAGATAACTGAGCTTAGTTAGATATATTATAGTTTATAAACTTATTTTTTAATTAAAAAAAGCACCTAAAATCTTAACCTAATAAAATTTTAAGTGCCTTTATCTAATTATTTAAAAAATCTAAATCCTTATTTTGATTATAATTACGTTGAATAATTGTTCCATCTTTCTTATAAATTCTACTCTCTTTTATTCTACCACCATCATAAAATTTAAAGCTTATCCCTTGTGGTTTATCATCAATATAATTTATAATCTCATCTAAATATCCACCTTCATCAAAGGTAACATAATTTCCTTCAATCTTATCATCTACATACATTGCTCTATACTTTAGTTGTCCATTTTCATAAAAACTAAAATACTCTCCATTTTTTTTATTATCTTTGTATACTATCTTTTCTTTAATATTTCCATTTTCATAAAAGACAAGCCACTCACCTTGTCTCATTCCATTGTGCAGATCTCCTCTTTCGTAAATTTTACCATTATTATAAAAAGAATGATAATTCTTACTAATATTTGAACAGCAACTACTATATACTAGTATACTAGATAACATAAAAAATAGAATTACTAATCCTTTCTTTAACATAATCTTTCTCCTAAAGATGTTATCCTATTCTATTTATTTCTTGATTCATTTATACGTCTAATAGCTATATCTCTTGCTTTTATATATTGCTCTTGAGTTATATATTTTTGCATTTCTATTTGACTTCTTATTCTATCTTTTAATATATTAGCTTCAATATCCCCTATTCTATCAAATAGTGCATCTATCTCAGCTAAATTTTGCTCTGCTCCATCTAGAACATATTTATTTACTTCTAATTCAAGTTGCTTTTTTTCTAAAAGTAACATCTTATAGTTTGTGCTTACTTTTCCAACCATACCTTTAGCTTTAATTATGTTCTCTTGTGAAACTCCAACTTTTTTAAAATCTTCATCTGATACTATTCCAAGCCCACTATTATCAGCAAGTGCTAAAGATGAAAATGCCATCATAATAAATAGGCCACTAAAAAACTTTCTCATTTATTCTCCTCCACTAAATCTGTACATCTAATCCGAATAAATCTTCTGTATTTATTTCTACTTTTTTATCATCAAACATTGAGTCTGAAAAAATATGATCTAAAGTGATATCATTTTTATCTAAAAATTTTTCACTTACATTTCTATTTATTACATACTTATCCATAGAGTTTATATTTGTTTCTTTAAAAAGCATCTGATAAGTTGAACTTGTAAACATTCCTAATACAAATAAAGATAATGAAAATAAAGATTTTCTCTTATTTTTTCTCTTTTCCTCTTCTAATAGAGTTTTGTAAATATTAGCTCTTACTCTCTCTTTAGGCGTCATATTAATTTCCTCCCATATCTCTGATAGCTTTATAATATACTGATTTTACTGTAGATATATTCATAGCTTTCATATCAGCTATCTCTTTTAACTTATATCCATAAATATCTTTTAACACCACTATCTCTCTCTCTTGTAAAGAAAGTTCTTTTAATTTTTCTTCCAATATTATTGGTGTATCTACATCTGAATTACATTCTAAAGCTAAAATCTCTTCATTTATGTCTAATTCTACCTTTCTTTTCCTGAAAAAATCATAAATTTTATTAATAGCTATTTTGTAAATCCATGTATAAATATTACTATCTGCTCTAAATTTGCTAAGATTCTTATAAACACTCATAAAGACCTCCTGAGATATATCCTCTGCATCCTCAGGATTCTTTACCACACCTAATATTTTGTAATATATCCTATCGAAATACTGCTCGAAAATCTCATCAAAGTCCATGTTTCTACTACCCTCACAAAGTTATTATATTAATTAGACGTTCCTTTTTCTTAAAAAGTTTATGTTTAATAAGTTTTTTTACTATTAATCTTCATTCCGCCACTTATTCCAAAAGTTTTTCCCTCTAAATCTATTATCATATCATCTTGAAGATTTATAATTTTAGAATTAAGTATCGGTCTTTCAGAAAAACTTCTTCCTGAATCTCTATCATCTCTATCTCTATAACTAAAATCAAATGTTCCACTTATTATTGGAGTTTCTTGATAAGTCATTCTATACTCACCTGGCTCTAAATAATAAGGAACTCCTGAATCTAAAACAACATTTTTTATTCGTACTGAACGAACTTCATTTCTATTATAGTTAACTATAAGTTGTTTTCTTCCCTCTGATTTCATCAAAGAAACCTCTTTACTACTTTTTATAGAAGCACAACTAGTTAATAAAATTAAAAATAATAGATTAATTACCCAAAATCCCTTTATCTTCTTCATTTTTTTCGTCCTCCATTATCATCTTTTTCAATTCAACTAATATTTCAGACTCTTTTACTTTTTTTACTATTTCACCCTTTTTAAATAGTACACCTTCACCTTTTCCGCCAGCTACTCCATAATCAGCCTCTCTAGCCTCTCCCGGTCCATTTACAACACAACCCATAACCGCTATTTTTATATTACGTTGCTCATTTTCAAATTCCTTCTCAACTTTTTTAGCCAATCCAATTAAGTCTATTTCTGTTCTTCCACAAGTTGGGCAAGATACTATCTCCACTCCTGTCTCTCTTAAACCTAAAACCTTTAAAATTTCCTTAGCTACTTTTATCTCTTCAACTGGATTTTCTGTTAAAGATACTCTAATTGTATCTCCTATTCCATCTACAAGAAGACTTCCTATTCCAATAGCTGATTTTACTGTCCCTTGAAATGCAGTTCCTGCTTCTGTTACTCCTAAATGTAATGGATAATCTACAAGTTCATTAATCTTTCTGTAAGCCTCTACCATCATTTTTACATTACTTGCTTTTAAAGATATTACTATATCATGAAAATCATATTTTTCTAAAAGGTTTATATGATACATTGCACTTTCAACCATTCCTTCAGCAGTTGGTTTTCCATATTTTTTTAATATATCTTTCTCTATTGAACCAGAGTTTACACCTATTCTTATAGGTATTTTCTTCTCTTTTGCCATTTTAACAACTTTTTCTACATTCTCATCTGAACCTATATTTCCCGGATTTATTCTTAATTTATCTATTCCATTTTCCATAGCTGCTAAAGCAAGTTTATAATCAAAATGAATATCAGCAACTAAAGGTATAGAGACTCTCTTTTTAATCTCTTTTATTGCTTGTGCTGCTTCTAAATTATTTATTGTCATTCTAACTAGTTCACAACCAGCCTTTTCTAACTCTTTGATTTGTGCTACTGTTTTTTTTACATCACTTGTAGTAGTATTTGTCATAGATTGAATTATAACTTTATTTCCACCACCAATTACAAGGTTTCCAACTTTTACTTCTCTTGTCTTTTTCAAAACTCTTCAACTCCTTAATAAAAAAGTCCTGAGATACAGGACTTTAGTTTTATTATTTTTTTCCAAGATGACTCATTGGATTTTGTGTTCTTCCATTTTTTCTAATTTCAAAATGCAGATGAGGCCCTGTTACTCTTCCTGACATTCCAGTTTTTCCTATTAACTCTCCCTTATTAACATTTTGCCCTACTTTTACACCTATTTTATCAAGATGAGCATATCTAGTCTCATAACCTGAAGAGTGTTTAAGTATTATTATTTTTCCATAACCACTCATATATCCTGCAAAGCTAACTCTTCCACTTTGTGCTGCACGAAGTGGAACATATCTAGCTTTTAAGTCAACTCCTGCATGGAATATATATCTTTTTAAAACAGGATGAAATCTACTTCCATAAGGACTATTTACTCCTCTATATTCAACTGGATATCTAAATCCTGCTGAGGCTACAATAGTACTACTTTTTGAACCTCCACCCTTTTTTCCTGAAGTTCTATTTAAAGCTTTCAAGTCTGGGTTTTTTAGAAATATACTTTGTCCTATTTTTAAACTTTTCTCCTCTACCTCATTATATGCAAGAATATCATCTACCTTCACTTTAAATTTAGATGCTATCTTATAAAGAGAATCTCCCTTTTCAACTTTATAAAAAATTCCATTTTCTGATACAACAGTTAATTTTTGTCCTATTTTTAAATTTTTTACAGAGATGTCTGGATTATTCGCAAGTAACATATCCATAGTCATTCCATTAAGAGACGCAATTTCAGAAATTGTATCTCCTTCTTTAACTAGATATTCCCTTTTTTCAGGAACTTTCTTTTCTACTACAACCTCTTGAACAGGTGCTTTTTCTTCTACAACTTCTGTTGTTTCAGATTTTCCATCCTCTGTTCCTTTTATTTCCTCTATTGATTTATACTCATTTGGAAAATTATACTCTTTTTCAAATGTATAAAAACTATCTGCTAATACAGAAACTCCACCATTTTCCTCATTAGTTTCCTCATAGTAATCAGTAAATCCTTTTAAATCAACTACCTCTTCTTTAAAAGGATTTAATAAC
This genomic window contains:
- a CDS encoding toxin-antitoxin system YwqK family antitoxin, whose protein sequence is MLKKGLVILFFMLSSILVYSSCCSNISKNYHSFYNNGKIYERGDLHNGMRQGEWLVFYENGNIKEKIVYKDNKKNGEYFSFYENGQLKYRAMYVDDKIEGNYVTFDEGGYLDEIINYIDDKPQGISFKFYDGGRIKESRIYKKDGTIIQRNYNQNKDLDFLNN
- a CDS encoding RNA polymerase sigma factor, which encodes MDFDEIFEQYFDRIYYKILGVVKNPEDAEDISQEVFMSVYKNLSKFRADSNIYTWIYKIAINKIYDFFRKRKVELDINEEILALECNSDVDTPIILEEKLKELSLQEREIVVLKDIYGYKLKEIADMKAMNISTVKSVYYKAIRDMGGN
- the ispG gene encoding flavodoxin-dependent (E)-4-hydroxy-3-methylbut-2-enyl-diphosphate synthase; its protein translation is MKKTREVKVGNLVIGGGNKVIIQSMTNTTTSDVKKTVAQIKELEKAGCELVRMTINNLEAAQAIKEIKKRVSIPLVADIHFDYKLALAAMENGIDKLRINPGNIGSDENVEKVVKMAKEKKIPIRIGVNSGSIEKDILKKYGKPTAEGMVESAMYHINLLEKYDFHDIVISLKASNVKMMVEAYRKINELVDYPLHLGVTEAGTAFQGTVKSAIGIGSLLVDGIGDTIRVSLTENPVEEIKVAKEILKVLGLRETGVEIVSCPTCGRTEIDLIGLAKKVEKEFENEQRNIKIAVMGCVVNGPGEAREADYGVAGGKGEGVLFKKGEIVKKVKESEILVELKKMIMEDEKNEEDKGILGN
- a CDS encoding peptidoglycan DD-metalloendopeptidase family protein — its product is MKSKLKIFLLLSVAFYFGIELLNPFKEEVVDLKGFTDYYEETNEENGGVSVLADSFYTFEKEYNFPNEYKSIEEIKGTEDGKSETTEVVEEKAPVQEVVVEKKVPEKREYLVKEGDTISEIASLNGMTMDMLLANNPDISVKNLKIGQKLTVVSENGIFYKVEKGDSLYKIASKFKVKVDDILAYNEVEEKSLKIGQSIFLKNPDLKALNRTSGKKGGGSKSSTIVASAGFRYPVEYRGVNSPYGSRFHPVLKRYIFHAGVDLKARYVPLRAAQSGRVSFAGYMSGYGKIIILKHSSGYETRYAHLDKIGVKVGQNVNKGELIGKTGMSGRVTGPHLHFEIRKNGRTQNPMSHLGKK